Genomic DNA from Desulfuromonas versatilis:
GCGAGTTGATAAAGCCGGTGTTGCCAAAGTTGGCGGTGCTCAGCTTGATGCTGTCGCCGCTTTCACGGGCGCCGTGGCAGCGCACGCACAGGTTGGAGGCGCCCACGTCGGGGAACTGCTGGGTGGCACCGTTGGAGTAGGTGGCGGTGTAGGCGCCGGGGGCGCGCAGGGCGCCGGTGGAGAGCTCGGTGTGGCAGCCCTTGCAGGAGAGCACTTCCATCGGGGCGACGGCGGTGGTGGAGCCGGTCACGTTGTTGATGAAGCCGGTGGTGCTGTGGCAGCGCTGGCAGGAGGCGCGGTTGGAGGCCGACCAGTCGTAGTGCATCCAGCCTTCGCCCAGGACGTCGCCGTGGCCCGAGTGACCGTATTCGGCGTTGATGGTGTTGTCATGGTTGGCATGGCAGTCTGCGCAGGCTGCGTTGGCCGAGAGGTACTGGGCCTGCACCAGGACGGTGCCGCCGCCGTGGGGCTCGCGCAGGGTGGCCATATCGGACTCGTAGATGCTGTAGTTGGCCTCGGGCGAGCCGGGATACTGGGCGCCCGGCGCGTAGTACTTGTGGCAGACGGCGCAGCCGCTGGCGTTGTCGCCGTAGGGGTTTGCGATGTAGTGACCGTTGGTGCCGGCCGGGTCATGGCAGGACTTGCAGGTGACCGGGCCGTGGGCCGAGGCCTTGTGCGAGGAGGCGTCGTAGAAGGACAGCGCCTCGGGGCTGCGGGCGGTGTGACAGACGGCGCACTCGGCCTGCACGTAGTTGACCCGGGACTGAACGGTGACCTGGGCGGTGTCGGTGGCGACGGTGCCGCCGGAGGTGACGGTCAGGGTGGCCAGGTAAAGCCCGGGGGCGTCGGCATAGACGGTGGTCAGCGCCGCAGCGGGGGTGCCGAAGGAAAGGCCGGTGCCGCTCCAGGCATAGGTCATCGCGCCCTGGTTGCTGGTGCTCAGCCCGCCGTCGAGGGTAGCGGCGTAGGCGGCGCCTTCACCGGTGGTCTTGACGTCGGAGCCGGCGTTGGCCGAAACCACCGGGGCCAGCTTGAAGGTGGCCGAGACGCTCTGGTCGGCCTGCAGGTTGGTGAAGGTGACGGTGCGGGTTCCGTTGGCGTTGAGGACGTCGGAGGCGGCGCCGGGGGCGCTATAGGTGTCGATCTGGTAGCCGTAGTTGGGCGAGATGATCAGCGCGCGGGTGGCGCCGGCCGGGATGTTGACCAGCGACTCGTAGGTGTCCTCGCGGATCGCGCCGCCGGGGCCGGGGCTGACGGTGATGTCGATGGTGTCGCCGGCGAAGTAAGCTACCAGGTAGCGCCAGGACTTGCCGTTGAAAGGCACCACGTACTTGCCGTTGGCGTTGGGGGTGACGTTGGCGCCGTCGACGGTGACGCGGCTGACCGCGAAGCCGGCGCTGGGCACCACGTCGTATTCGACGCTGTCGACGCCCGTCGCATAGTATTTGTTGCCCGAGGGGCTGACGACCCCCTGGCTGGACACTGCCGCCTTTGCGTTTACGAACCAGGCCTGCGCAAAGCTCGGCAGCACAAGAAGCAAGGTCAGTGCTGTGAGTAATTGCCTGTACATACGTTCACTCCTTTTTTTCGAGATTTACTCCGCTTAACCTGCGGCGGGGCGGCCGAAGCCGCCCCGCCTCCAAGGTTTTTGCATCCGCTTAGAACTCGTCGACGCCGTTGCCCTTGTTGTGGCAGGTCAGGCACAGGGCCGAGTTGTCCTGGGGCGCGTAGACGAAGTAGTTGCGGCCGGGAGCGGCGGTGTTGTTGGCGTTGTCCTTGTTGTGAACGTCGTGGCAGGTGGCGCAGGTCATGATGTCGCCGTACAGCAGCACGTCCTCGACAGTGAGGGCCGCGTTGTTGGTGTTGCTGAGGAACTGGCGGCCGGAGGCGGCGAACAGGCCCTGGCCGATGTCGTTGGTCTGGGCGTCGTTGTAGCTGAAGCCGATCGGGTGGTCGTTGCTGAAGTCGGCGTTGCCGCCCGCGTCGGCCAGACCGATGTCGCGGCCGCCCCAGCCGTCGCCGCCGAGCCCTGTCTTGGTGCCGGCCATGCCGTAGTGCTGGTCGACGGCGACCAGGCCGTCATGGCAACTCATGCACAGGCGGCTGGGGCCCATGAGCGGATCAATCCAATTATCTCCGCCTTGAAAAGTGGGCGAGGCGTAGGGTGTCCAGTTGCTGATATAGCTGGTGTACTGGTGAGACCACAGCGGCTGCTGCTCGCCGGTGGGGTCGGCCATGGCATGGTGCGGGGTGTGGCAGAAGGCGCAGACGCGTGCCTGCGGGTCGTCGGTGGCCCCGGAAATGGTGTTCATGTCATGCAGCGAGCCGACGACCCCGGTGCCGGGCGCGGTGCCGGCCAGCGAGGGCGCGGCGGTCAGGGTGAGCAGCAGGGCGCTGAGCAGAAGCCTCTTCATGTTTTTCACGTTGTACCTCCCTTTGAAATCGACCAGGTTGATGATACGGACCTATTGGGTCCGGTCTGCCCGCTTGCGAAAATATGAGCCTCCCTCCTTTCCGCATCGGTCCCGAGGGGGTGGCAGGTCCGCTTGACGCGGCCCCTCGGAAAAATGCCGTGAAAATAGATTGAAAAGGACTAAAGTTGATTTCCAGGCCAGAAAATTGTCCGTTATGCCGGAATTTTGTTCGCTAAAAAAACTAAAGGCGGTTCAATTCTGATCCTGCAGTTTGTTTAGGATTTATCTTTTGGGGCTAGCGGACTTTTGAATCAAGCCAGGTGCGGATTAGTTAAAAGCTGGAATCTGACTAAAGAAAAAACTCTATTTAATACCAATTGCTTATCTAAGAAAATGAAGTCATTTGTGACTAAATTAAAAGACCAATAGAGTGCAGGTTTGTAGACCATTTTTCTTGACGGGGACGCTACATCATATTGATTTAATAATCAAACTTTCGGCTTAATAATAGCGGGGTAATGTTCATGGATTGACAAGGAACAACGAACCGAAAACAGTAGAAAAAAACAAAAAATATATATATAAAAAATGACCAAAAACCCTTATTAAGTACTCGGAATGTGATGAGAAATTACATGTCGAAAAGATTAAATTTTTTCCAAAAAAAGGATAGAGACAATTTGGACAAGGAATTTAACATGGGGAATTGCTAATTAGCGGTGTGGTGCGGTGGGGTATGCGAAATAGTATTTGCAGCAGTATAAAGGTGGGATATCGATGCTGGATACGGTTGGCAAGGAAGATGCCTTGTTGGTCGGGGAAATGTTGTTTTCAGTATCCATGAAAAGAACGAAAAAACAGTCACTTAGGTGGTGGTGGTGGATCTTCAGTTATTGCTGGGGAGCCAGATTTGAATTGCGAAGTTTAGGTAGCAATGCGACATGGATATCAATTAAATTTGTGCCAGATGGTGAGTGAGATATGGAATTATTTTAAATCTTAGGTTTGACAAATTTTTAAAAAGTTCATATAAGTCTAGTCAAAGTTTCACCATTGCCAGTAGTTGCAGGAAGGCGGTGTCCCCCCTTCCTGCGGGAAATATACTTTATAAAATGACTATATAAAGGGTATGCTTGCCATCCGGGCTTAGCTCCATTTAATGTCGCTTTTTAAAGTTTGTCTGTTTGGCTTTGAAGTGGTCTACTAACCCCGGACACCAACTAAGGTGGTATATTGAGCCACCTTCAAGGAGTGTTCAGAGTTATGGGAAGACGGACCTTTACCAAAGAGTTCAAACGCGAAGCCGCCGGACTTGTTGTGGATCAGGGCTATTCAATAGCCGAAGCCTGTCGTGCGACAGGTGTCGGGTCAACGGCCATGAGCCGCTGGGTTAAACAGCTTCAGGGCGAATATGGCGGAGTGACACCGAAAGCACAGGCGTTGACACCCGAGCAACAACGAATCCAAGAGCTAGAGGAACAAGTCAGAAAACTGGAAAGAGAGAAATCGATCCTAAAAAAGGCTACCGCTCTCTTAATGTCGGACGATCTAAAATCTTCGCGCTGATCGACCACTTAAGGGAGCATGGAAACGTCCAGCAGCTGTGTTCATTATTGGAAATTCCCCGTTCGAGCTATTACGACTATCGGGATCGCCGCAAAAAAATTGATGTCGAGCGTTTGCGGTTGCGCGCTAAAGCTACTGAAATATTCAACAAAAGTCGCCAGTCCGCAGGCAGCCGAAGCATTATGAGCAAGCTACGCCAAGACGGTGAAATTGTCGGGCGCTTTAAAGTTCGGCGGCTGATGAAAGAAGCTAATCTCGTCAGTAAACAACCCAGGCCACCCGCCTACAAAGTGGCAAAAGTTGAGAGGCCGGACATACCGAATCACTTAGATCGACAGTTCGATGTTCAGCAGCCAAACCAGGTCTGGTGTGGCGATATCACTTATGTCTGGGCACAAGGGCGATGGATATATCTCGCCGTGATCCTGGATCTGTACAGCCGCCGAGTCGTTGGTTGGAGTCTGTCTGAAAAAGTCGATGCCGATTTAACTATTGCGGCACTTGACCATGCTTACCAGTTGCGCGGGCAGCCTACGGCTGTGACGTTTCACTCAGATCAAGGCTGTCAA
This window encodes:
- a CDS encoding cytochrome c3 family protein encodes the protein MKRLLLSALLLTLTAAPSLAGTAPGTGVVGSLHDMNTISGATDDPQARVCAFCHTPHHAMADPTGEQQPLWSHQYTSYISNWTPYASPTFQGGDNWIDPLMGPSRLCMSCHDGLVAVDQHYGMAGTKTGLGGDGWGGRDIGLADAGGNADFSNDHPIGFSYNDAQTNDIGQGLFAASGRQFLSNTNNAALTVEDVLLYGDIMTCATCHDVHNKDNANNTAAPGRNYFVYAPQDNSALCLTCHNKGNGVDEF
- a CDS encoding IS3 family transposase (programmed frameshift), producing MGRRTFTKEFKREAAGLVVDQGYSIAEACRATGVGSTAMSRWVKQLQGEYGGVTPKAQALTPEQQRIQELEEQVRKLEREKSIPKKGYRSLNVGRSKIFALIDHLREHGNVQQLCSLLEIPRSSYYDYRDRRKKIDVERLRLRAKATEIFNKSRQSAGSRSIMSKLRQDGEIVGRFKVRRLMKEANLVSKQPRPPAYKVAKVERPDIPNHLDRQFDVQQPNQVWCGDITYVWAQGRWIYLAVILDLYSRRVVGWSLSEKVDADLTIAALDHAYQLRGQPTAVTFHSDQGCQYASKSFRQRLWRYRIKQSMSRRGNCWDNAPMERVFRSYKSEWMPSAGYTSFDEAQKDIGRYLMDYYNWYRPHQRNGGRAPAVAEKNPILLSGNS